TTAACCGAAAACTTGGATGTTTTTTTTTGTGAAAAACCCAATGTAGAACTTAATGAAACTAAAATGAACAGTACTTTTTTCATGACTAATATTAATTCTCATTCTAAATAGTTGCTAATATAGTATTTTATGTAAAAAATGCGTATTTTTGCATCTTAAAATTTCTTAGTAAACAATGATAAAAATTACACTTCCAGACAATAGTGTCAAAGAATTCGAGGGAGCAGTTACTCCCCTTGATGTGGCAAAATCTATAAGCGAGGGATTGGCTAGAAACACCATTTCCGCAATTGTTAATGACAAACAAGTAGAGACAACCACGCCTATAACCACGGATTCTACGATACAACTTTTGACCTGGAACGATGATCTTGGAAAGAAAGCTTTCTGGCATTCTTCTGCCCATCTTTTGGCGCAGGCTATCCTTGAATTTTATCCTAATGCTAAGCTGACTATCGGGCCGGCCATTGAAAACGGATTCTACTATGATGTGGATTTCGGGGATGAAAGTTTATCTGAAAAAGATTTTGAAAAGATTGAGAAGAAAGTTCTTGAAAATGCAAAGAAAGGTTCTACTTTCTCTTTATACCCGGTTTCTAAAGAAGAGGCTTTAAAAGCATATGCAGATAACCCTTACAAAGTGGAATTGATCTCTAATCTTAATGATGGAGAAATCACTTTTGTAACTCATGATAACTTCACCGACTTATGTCGTGGAGGACATATTCCTAATACAGGAATTGTAAAAGCTGTGAAGATTTTAAATGCAGCAGGAGCTTACTGGAGAGGTAATGAAAATAACCCTCAATTAACAAGAGTATATGGTATTTCTTTCCCTAAACAGAAAGACCTTACTGAATACCTTGAAAGATTAGAAGAAGCTAAAAGAAGAGATCACAGAAAACTAGGTAAAGAACTTGGAATTTTCGCGTTCTCTGAAAAAGTAGGTGCTGGTTTACCACTTTGGTTACCAAAAGGTACTGCTTTAAGAAGAAAACTAGAGAATTTCCTTTCTGATGCTCAGAAAAAAGGGGGGTATGAATTCGTTATGTCACCTCATATCGGTGCTAAAGAATTGTATGTAACTTCAGGTCACTGGGATAAGTATGGAGCGGATAGCTTCCAACCTATCAAAACACCTAATGAAGGAGAAGAATTCTTATTAAAACCAATGAACTGCCCGCATCACTGTGAAATCTATAAGACTTCACAATGGAGCTATAGAGATCTTCCGAAAAGATATGCGGAATTCGGTACTGTATACAGATATGAGCAAAGTGGAGAACTTCATGGATTAACCAGAGTTCGTGGATTTACTCAGGATGATGCTCACTTATTC
This is a stretch of genomic DNA from Chryseobacterium tructae. It encodes these proteins:
- the thrS gene encoding threonine--tRNA ligase yields the protein MIKITLPDNSVKEFEGAVTPLDVAKSISEGLARNTISAIVNDKQVETTTPITTDSTIQLLTWNDDLGKKAFWHSSAHLLAQAILEFYPNAKLTIGPAIENGFYYDVDFGDESLSEKDFEKIEKKVLENAKKGSTFSLYPVSKEEALKAYADNPYKVELISNLNDGEITFVTHDNFTDLCRGGHIPNTGIVKAVKILNAAGAYWRGNENNPQLTRVYGISFPKQKDLTEYLERLEEAKRRDHRKLGKELGIFAFSEKVGAGLPLWLPKGTALRRKLENFLSDAQKKGGYEFVMSPHIGAKELYVTSGHWDKYGADSFQPIKTPNEGEEFLLKPMNCPHHCEIYKTSQWSYRDLPKRYAEFGTVYRYEQSGELHGLTRVRGFTQDDAHLFCTPDQLSEEFEKVIDLTLYVFKSLGFEDFVTQVSLRDPNNKEKYIGSDENWEKAENAIINAAEKKGLKTVIEYGEAAFYGPKLDFMVKDALGRKWQLGTIQVDYNLPERFDLHYIGNDNEKHRPVMIHRAPFGSMERFIAILLENTAGDFPLWLSPDQFIILPISEKYVDYAKKVSQFLENHDISGQIDDRNEKTGKKIRDAELKKIPFMLVVGENEEKEGTISVRRRGEGDLGVMNLEDFTAYFKKEAAI